One window from the genome of Yarrowia lipolytica chromosome 1B, complete sequence encodes:
- a CDS encoding uncharacterized protein (Compare to YALI0B02112g, no similarity) — protein MVNVRTLLVATAASLAVAAPIAQNETSPESTAAAVFPLPHIPGLEAAGDLVHVIEIFAGVLTGTISVITKPQGTRPQEMQIIQDAITKLNAAIVQASKDVSNLPIIGGVAGQVVTAIVLNPIVHTIALVVEQIVAVVGSFWVDGVGASFGTVLHNLITNISTFIGVLAGAYPQINDDQSGLNAATSSLNSLLSSASA, from the coding sequence ATGGTCAACGTCCGAACCCTGCTTGTTGCTACCGCCGCCTCTCTGGCTGTGGCCGCCCCCATCGCCCAGAATGAGACTTCCCCCGAGTccaccgccgccgccgTCTTCCCTCTGCCCCATATTCCCGGCCTcgaggctgctggagaccTTGTCCATGTGATTGAGATCTTCGCTGGAGTTCTGACTGGCACCATCTCCGTCATCACCAAGCCTCAGGGAACCCGGCCCCAGGAGATGCAGATCATCCAGGACGCCATCACCAAGCTGAATGCTGCCATTGTCCAGGCCTCCAAGGACGTCTCCAACCTGCCTATCATTGGCGGCGTTGCTGGCCAGGTGGTCACTGCCATTGTCCTCAACCCCATTGTCCACACCATTGCGCTGGTTGTCGAGCAGATTGTGGCGGTTGTAGGCTCCTTCTGGGTTGACGGAGTTGGCGCTTCCTTTGGCACCGTCCTCCACAacctcatcaccaacatctccaccttCATCGGAGTCCTTGCTGGTGCCTACCCCCAGATCAACGACGACCAGTCCGGCCTCAATGCCGCCACCTCGTCTCTTAACTCCCTTCTCTCTTCCGCTTCTGCTTAA
- a CDS encoding uncharacterized protein (Compare to YALI0B02200g, no similarity) has product MPNTSNSLDDLHLRRLRRLRGQREPQNFHTPPTPDSSPERENQRLPLASHQLNTRRAPPNPSTLPAPTLTAPVPRNVSGASPIPEEMKENTYYISVSAFHNEHSVYPCILECYSASARLLSPGVVIKHNNRLALLKQWLCHIFDTNPKYPRVLLVDNFLSRLVGDLYNDRRVADVLKSRKLKLVFLNPVLSLNNSLNIPFEVTDKAFKEFVTVHSSHSIHAVDLSAHTECCYKRAASQGFTTFNMQRGWTFTNLEKVWKKAGVAEMDLVSEKMDIEMERIRIKHAWEAIERTHTMIEEHEKEIIAKYHLQKRGKSTL; this is encoded by the coding sequence ATGccaaacacctccaactcccTGGACGACCTCCATCTTCGAAGACTTCGACGTCTCAGAGGACAGCGGGAACCTCAGAACTTCCACACTCCTCCTACTCCAGATTCGTCTCCCGAACGTGAAAACCAACGTCTGCCTCTTGCCAGTCATCAACTCAATACTCGCAGAGCACCTCCCAACCCCTCGACTCTGCCTGCGCCAACTCTGACTGCTCCTGTTCCTCGAAATGTCTCGGGAGCTTCCCCAATTCCCGAAGAAATGAAAGAAAACACGTATTACATCTCTGTAAGTGCCTTTCACAACGAACACAGCGTATACCCTTGCATCCTCGAGTGCTACAGCGCTTCCGCCAGACTCTTGAGTCCTGGAGTTGTCATAAAACACAACAACAGACTGGCACTTTTGAAACAATGGCTCTGTCATATCTTCGATACCAACCCAAAGTATCCTCGCGTTTTGCTAGTCGACAACTTTCTCAGTCGGCTGGTAGGAGATCTGTACAATGATCGGAGAGTTGCAGACGTGTTGAAATCTCGAAAGCTCAAGCTCGTCTTTTTGAATCCTGTTTTGTCGCTGAACAACAGCTTGAACATCCCCTTCGAGGTAACTGACAAAGCCTTTAAGGAGTTTGTGACAGTTCATAGCTCCCACAGCATCCACGCCGTTGATCTATCTGCCCACACTGAATGCTGTTACAAGAGAGCCGCCTCCCAGGGCTTCACCACTTTCAATATGCAGAGAGGATGGACCTTTACAAATCTAGAAAAGGTCTGGAAGAAGGCAGGGGTGGCGGAAATGGACCTTGTATCTGAGAAGATGGATAtcgagatggagaggaTTCGAATTAAACACGCCTGGGAGGCGATCGAGAGAACGCATACGATGATTGAGGAACACGAAAAGGAAATTATTGCGAAGTACCACCTGCAGAAGAGAGGAAAATCTACACTCTGA
- a CDS encoding uncharacterized protein (Compare to YALI0B02178g, similar to uniprot|P23542 Saccharomyces cerevisiae YLR027c AAT2 aspartate aminotransferase): MLRTIARTHAVAATKVVRASTFSATPAASFVRFQSVWAKVPQGPPDAILGITEAFKKDAFEQKINLGVGAYRDDGGKPFVLPSVREAEKEVVNKALDKEYAPITGVPAFTKAAAELAYGADSPAVLEDRIAITQTISGTGALRIGAEFLNKFYSSKKILLPQPSWANHKAVFTAAGLEPATYRYYDPKNIALDFEGLLADLEAAPNGTAVLLHACAHNPTGVDPTPEQWRKIEEVVKAKGHFPFFDMAYQGFATGDVNRDAYPIRYFVEQGHEVALCQSFAKNMGLYGERVGAFSLVCQDTAEKNRVDSQLKIIIRPFYSNPPVHGARIAATILNNPELKKQWLGEVKQMADRMIKMRALLKENLERLGSQQNWDHVTSQIGMFCYTGLSPEQVERLAKEFSVYGTKDGRISIAGITSQNVGRLAQAIYEVTK, encoded by the coding sequence ATGCTCCGAACCATCGCCCGAACCCACGCTGTGGCCGCCACCAAGGTCGTGCGAGCCTCCACTTTTTCTGCCACCCCCGCCGCCTCTTTTGTGCGATTCCAGTCCGTCTGGGCCAAGGTCCCCCAGGGTCCCCCCGACGCCATTCTCGGAATCACCGAGGcgttcaagaaggacgccTTTGAGCAGAAGATCAACCTCGGTGTTGGCGCCTACCGAGATGACGGCGGAAAGCCCTTCGTTCTTCCCTCCGTCCgagaggccgagaaggaggtggtgaaCAAGGCCCTCGACAAGGAGTACGCCCCCATCACCGGAGTCCCCGCCTTcaccaaggctgctgccgagctCGCTTACGGCGCCGACTCCCCCGCCGTCCTCGAGGACCGAATTGCCATCACCCAGACCATCTCCGGTACCGGTGCTCTGCGAATCGGAGCcgagttcctcaacaagttctactcctccaagaagattctGCTCCCccagccttcttgggctAACCACAAGGCCGTTTTCACCGCCGCCGGCCTCGAGCCCGCCACCTACCGGTACTACGACCCCAAGAACATTGCCCTCGACTTTGAGGGTCTGCTCGCCGACCTGGAGGCTGCCCCCAACGGAACCGCCGTCCTTCTGCACGCCTGTGCCCACAACCCCACCGGTGTTGACCCCACTCCCGAGCAGTGGCGaaagattgaggaggtcgtcaaggccaagggcCACTTCCCCTTCTTCGACATGGCCTACCAGGGCTTTGCCACCGGTGACGTCAACCGAGACGCCTACCCCATCCGATACTTTGTCGAGCAGGGCCACGAGGTTGCTCTGTGCCAGTCCTTCGCCAAGAACATGGGTCTTTACGGTGAGCGAGTCGGTGCTTTCTCTCTTGTCTGCCAGGACACCGCCGAGAAGAACCGAGTTGACTCTCAGCTGAAGATTATCATCCGACCCTTCTACTCCAACCCCCCCGTCCACGGTGCCCGAATCGCCGCCACCATCCTCAACAAccccgagctcaagaagcagtgGCTCGGTGAGGTCAAGCAGATGGCCGACCGAATGATCAAGATGCGAgctctgctcaaggagaacctCGAGAGACTTGGCTCCCAGCAGAACTGGGACCACGTCACCTCTCAGATTGGTATGTTCTGCTACACCGGTCTGTCTCCTGAGCAGGTTGAGCGACTTGCCAAGGAGTTCTCCGTCTACGGAACCAAGGACGGCCGAATCTCCATTGCCGGAATCACCTCTCAGAACGTCGGCCGACTGGCCCAGGCTATCTACGAGGTGACCAAATAG
- a CDS encoding uncharacterized protein (Compare to YALI0B02156g, no similarity): MNTAQSTPPKKGFSWIALIITAALLYGASQLGDRITKQVPVEPPTEGEGWMFHLKEFCTSFGVHGALGVLAICVAIGVQLAVVQLKLYLKRANLAVKEDALNGKVLEKKRL, translated from the coding sequence ATGAACACAGCGCAATCAACCCCGCCCAAAAAAGGCTTCTCATGGATCGCCCTCATTATCACTGCCGCATTGCTCTACGGGGCGTCTCAGCTAGGCGACAGGATCACCAAACAGGTGCCTGTTGAGCCACCGAccgaaggagaaggctggaTGTTCCACTTGAAGGAATTCTGCACATCATTTGGAGTCCACGGGGCTCTTGGAGTCTTGGCCATTTGTGTCGCCATTGGCGTTCAACTAGCAGTCGTCCAGCTGAAGCTCTACCTGAAGAGAGCCAATCTAgccgtcaaggaggacgcATTGAATGGGAAGGTGCTGGAAAAAAAGCGACTATAG